In Haladaptatus sp. R4, a genomic segment contains:
- a CDS encoding MFS transporter: MRELFRNPTFRRLFFGRIVTNAGDSLYYIAAMWLVYSLTDSTFYTGLAGALVLLPQTFQVLTGPLVDRWSLRRTLLGTQLVQCVLVLAVPLAVVTDRFVVPTVLLVIPIAGLVNEIVYPAESAALPRIVETNELVDANSAFSFAYGGVDFLFNAVGGVLIALVGPVWLYLIDSATFAIAALVFADIRVPTAERSNNEPSSSAVGDYAGKLREGIRYIRATVLVPILVTFVLSGVAAYATIAVLPAFGKAHGGAGTYGMFLAGLSAGRLVGALAAPKLERIPIHLLGAVGYGLGGVAWLAAVRVQWIPLSTVLVCLAFVPIGVMDTILIAMIQSLVPDHLLGRVTAVVYSVTGIAKPVGSLLGGMLAATIGLDFVMVGVTAGLFSMAIFWAAHPLLRRVPAIHEMDPDAYGF; encoded by the coding sequence ATGCGAGAGCTCTTCCGAAACCCGACGTTCCGACGGCTGTTTTTCGGTCGAATCGTCACGAACGCGGGCGACAGTCTCTACTACATCGCGGCGATGTGGCTCGTCTACTCCCTCACTGACTCGACGTTCTACACAGGTCTCGCGGGTGCGTTGGTCCTCCTTCCGCAGACGTTTCAGGTCCTCACCGGACCGCTCGTCGACCGATGGAGCCTTCGGCGAACGCTGTTGGGAACCCAACTCGTTCAATGTGTGCTCGTTCTGGCCGTACCGCTGGCGGTCGTCACGGATCGATTCGTGGTCCCCACGGTGCTTCTCGTCATTCCGATTGCCGGGCTGGTCAACGAAATCGTCTATCCCGCGGAGAGCGCTGCACTCCCTCGAATCGTCGAAACGAACGAGTTAGTCGATGCGAATTCGGCGTTCTCCTTCGCCTATGGCGGAGTGGATTTCCTCTTCAACGCCGTCGGCGGTGTACTCATCGCACTCGTCGGTCCGGTTTGGCTGTATCTCATCGACTCCGCCACGTTTGCCATCGCTGCCCTCGTCTTTGCCGATATTCGCGTTCCTACCGCGGAGCGATCGAACAACGAGCCATCGTCATCGGCAGTCGGTGATTACGCCGGGAAACTGCGTGAGGGTATCCGGTATATCCGAGCTACAGTTCTCGTCCCGATTCTCGTCACCTTCGTCCTGTCCGGTGTCGCGGCCTACGCGACGATTGCAGTACTTCCCGCTTTCGGGAAAGCACACGGCGGGGCAGGGACGTACGGGATGTTCCTCGCCGGACTCTCCGCTGGACGGTTGGTCGGGGCTCTCGCGGCGCCGAAACTCGAACGGATACCGATACATCTGCTCGGTGCGGTCGGCTACGGCCTGGGCGGTGTTGCATGGCTCGCCGCGGTTCGGGTTCAGTGGATACCGTTATCGACGGTCCTCGTCTGTCTCGCGTTCGTTCCGATCGGTGTCATGGACACGATACTCATCGCAATGATCCAGTCGCTCGTTCCCGACCACCTCCTCGGACGTGTGACTGCCGTCGTGTACAGCGTCACCGGCATCGCAAAACCGGTCGGTTCCCTCCTCGGCGGAATGCTCGCCGCAACGATCGGACTCGATTTCGTAATGGTCGGGGTGACCGCCGGGTTGTTTTCGATGGCGATTTTTTGGGCCGCTCATCCGCTTCTCCGACGCGTTCCGGCGATACACGAGATGGATCCTGACGCGTACGGATTCTGA
- the nadE gene encoding NAD(+) synthase, producing the protein MADDLGIDYDGVEIGPIVDAITDALPDHGDDDDRIGRFQRDITAVRTRTLVEYLNGMEMSGVVVGTSNRSEWLTGHFDKYGDAAVDCQPILHLYKRQVRQLSAHVGVPDRIVERKASPEIGAAGTDEENLGASYDTIDSVLALTIDGPVSPGRTAELVGIGEETVESIIALYEQSEIERRFAPALDAPVDRVR; encoded by the coding sequence GTGGCCGACGACCTCGGCATCGACTACGACGGCGTGGAGATAGGGCCGATAGTCGATGCGATAACGGACGCGCTTCCCGACCACGGAGACGACGACGACCGGATCGGGCGATTCCAACGCGACATAACGGCGGTCCGAACGCGGACGCTCGTGGAGTACTTGAACGGGATGGAGATGAGCGGCGTCGTCGTCGGGACGAGCAATCGGAGCGAATGGCTGACCGGCCACTTCGACAAGTACGGCGACGCGGCCGTCGACTGCCAACCGATCCTCCACCTGTACAAGCGTCAAGTTCGTCAGCTATCGGCCCACGTCGGCGTCCCCGACCGGATCGTCGAACGGAAGGCGAGTCCGGAAATCGGTGCCGCGGGAACCGACGAGGAGAACCTCGGTGCTAGCTACGATACCATCGACTCCGTCCTCGCGCTGACCATCGACGGACCGGTTTCGCCGGGACGGACGGCCGAACTGGTCGGCATCGGGGAGGAGACCGTCGAGTCGATCATCGCCCTCTACGAGCAGTCGGAAATCGAGCGACGATTCGCGCCCGCACTCGACGCACCCGTCGATCGAGTTCGATAA
- a CDS encoding DedA family protein has protein sequence MFDWVTHAVLSFVSDYGYLAVFVYMALETGFILHFAPSELVVPFAATQLVHDPFSFGLFVLDATLGATVGSVLAYYVIGKNSEYVLGRWGYLVHVSDDDIQRGQRWFGHWGESSVFWGRMLPLMRAAISIPAGIAEMDLRKFVTYSASGAFVFNLLLTFLVYSGSGETSPLGLLLSKVSEEVTEVVTYVQVHPRVGRRRRWHVRPRAGRSLALPELHPRKSGRLPPHHPSDSLWERYPRRRAVPARRDGDAAPVVSRHHEHLG, from the coding sequence ATGTTTGACTGGGTGACTCACGCCGTTCTCTCGTTCGTCTCCGACTACGGCTATCTCGCCGTCTTCGTGTACATGGCGCTCGAAACGGGGTTCATCCTGCATTTCGCACCCAGCGAACTCGTCGTCCCGTTCGCGGCCACGCAACTCGTCCACGATCCGTTTTCCTTCGGCCTCTTCGTCCTCGACGCGACGCTCGGAGCGACCGTGGGGAGCGTCCTCGCGTACTACGTCATCGGAAAGAACAGCGAGTACGTCCTCGGTCGCTGGGGCTATCTCGTCCACGTTTCCGACGACGATATTCAGCGCGGCCAACGGTGGTTCGGGCACTGGGGCGAGAGTTCCGTCTTCTGGGGTCGGATGTTGCCGTTGATGCGTGCCGCCATCTCTATCCCCGCCGGAATCGCCGAGATGGATCTCCGAAAGTTCGTCACCTACTCCGCCAGCGGCGCGTTCGTCTTCAACCTCCTGCTGACGTTCCTCGTGTACAGCGGTTCAGGAGAAACCTCCCCGCTCGGCTTGCTACTCTCTAAGGTCTCCGAAGAAGTCACCGAGGTCGTGACGTACGTCCAGGTCCATCCGCGGGTCGGCCGTCGTCGTCGGTGGCATGTTCGTCCTCGCGCTGGCCGGTCTCTGGCTCTCCCGGAATTACATCCGCGAAAATCCGGTCGTCTCCCACCGCATCATCCTTCGGATTCTCTGTGGGAGCGGTACCCTCGTCGGCGTGCTGTTCCTGCTCGGCGCGACGGTGACGCCGCTCCAGTCGTTTCACGCCATCACGAGCATCTGGGATAA
- a CDS encoding FAD-dependent monooxygenase yields MTDELADVVIVGAGPAGAVLGYLLARSGVETVLIERQRTLDREFRGYGFRPPLPRLFAEMDLLDAIETSLTRLSPGEPSSPTANRIRCSTSTSATSSC; encoded by the coding sequence ATGACCGACGAGTTGGCGGACGTGGTGATCGTCGGTGCTGGTCCGGCCGGTGCCGTCCTCGGCTATCTGCTGGCCAGAAGCGGCGTGGAAACGGTTCTCATCGAACGCCAGCGGACGCTCGACCGGGAGTTCCGCGGGTACGGGTTTCGCCCGCCGCTTCCGCGTCTCTTCGCCGAGATGGACCTCCTCGATGCCATCGAGACCTCCCTCACGAGGTTATCACCCGGGGAACCGTCGTCGCCTACGGCAAATCGTATCCGGTGTTCGACTTCGACGAGCGCTACGTCCTCCTGTTGA
- a CDS encoding FAD-dependent monooxygenase — protein MFDFDERYVLLLKQPPLLRLLIERAREYDTFTFHSGTTFDGFLREDGSVAGVSATSRPSGESLEIRSRLVVGADGRFSSTRKVAGIDSGMNETGTEVVWFRLPCAAADFTTHIRVEDEGVLVYSPLSERESQYGLLIPKGTYPALRDRGIADFRETVSAIEPALDGDIDEYLTSFDECSLLSIRSDLAERWTDDGFLLVGDAAHVASPIGAEGNNLAIQDALAAHRLLTPVIRRGDGPLPERLLRRVEQVRRPAVEETIRAQQSRGDGLSSLLSSRDRIPDALEPTLLRGGAALMSLLARLPSRSSTDENETSVDRTLFVD, from the coding sequence GTGTTCGACTTCGACGAGCGCTACGTCCTCCTGTTGAAGCAACCGCCGTTGCTTCGCCTCCTCATCGAACGTGCACGGGAGTACGACACCTTCACGTTTCACAGCGGAACGACGTTCGACGGTTTCCTCCGTGAAGACGGTTCGGTCGCGGGGGTTTCCGCGACGTCCCGCCCGAGCGGTGAGTCGCTCGAAATTCGAAGTCGGTTGGTCGTCGGCGCAGACGGCCGGTTCTCGTCCACCCGAAAGGTCGCCGGAATCGACTCGGGAATGAACGAGACGGGGACCGAGGTGGTGTGGTTTCGACTGCCGTGTGCGGCGGCGGACTTCACGACGCACATCCGGGTCGAGGACGAGGGCGTCCTGGTGTACTCCCCGCTGAGCGAGCGTGAATCCCAGTACGGGTTGCTCATCCCGAAAGGCACCTATCCAGCCCTGCGCGACCGCGGTATCGCCGACTTTCGGGAGACGGTTTCGGCCATCGAACCCGCCCTCGACGGCGATATCGACGAATATCTGACCTCGTTCGACGAGTGTTCCCTACTCTCCATCCGCTCCGATCTTGCGGAACGATGGACCGACGACGGCTTCCTGCTCGTCGGTGACGCCGCCCACGTCGCCTCGCCGATCGGTGCCGAAGGGAACAACTTGGCGATTCAGGACGCGCTCGCCGCACATCGCCTGCTCACGCCCGTCATTCGTCGCGGTGACGGTCCGCTTCCGGAGCGACTCCTCCGACGCGTCGAGCAGGTCCGTCGCCCCGCAGTGGAGGAGACGATACGTGCCCAGCAGTCGCGGGGTGATGGCCTTTCGTCGCTCCTCTCGTCGCGCGACCGTATTCCCGACGCGCTCGAACCGACCTTGCTACGAGGTGGGGCAGCGCTGATGAGCCTGCTGGCGCGGCTTCCGAGTCGTTCCTCGACGGACGAAAACGAGACCTCGGTCGATCGAACGCTCTTCGTCGACTGA